A region from the Musa acuminata AAA Group cultivar baxijiao chromosome BXJ1-10, Cavendish_Baxijiao_AAA, whole genome shotgun sequence genome encodes:
- the LOC135595768 gene encoding uncharacterized protein LOC135595768: MENANECDVWELLYSDSSFTSDHESIVDLGTVDDVMSHYFGENLEEEEEKSEEGGIDSDNPSWIDTDSDAVEQREEETAIFVSEDETKMIEPSNAGNKFEGADESQGSTASFPEDSNSEGIDGNHEEKKRVEDERVPSEEETTGGVVASWEYSFRLLKLWVAKAKSVWAISMAAANVVVVVLRSCFYRMRQRVSLALAVDDKRVNQFIILKGAYLIGKHME; this comes from the exons ATGGAGAACGCCAATGAGTGCGACGTTTGGGAATTGCTGTACTCCGACTCCTCCTTCACGAGTGACCACGAGTCCATAGTTGATCTTGGAACCGTGGATGACGTAATGTCGCACTACTTCGGTGAAaacttggaggaggaggaggagaagagcgaAGAGGGCGGAATCGACTCCGACAACCCTAGCTGGATAGACACCGACTCGGATGCGGTCgaacagagggaggaggaaaCGGCGATCTTCGTCTCCGAGGACGAGACAAAGATGATCGAGCCGAGCAATGCGGGGAACAAGTTCGAGGGTGCAGATGAGTCCCAGGGATCGACTGCATCGTTCCCTGAAGACTCGAACTCTGAGGGGATCGATGGCAATCATGAGGAAAAGAAAAGGGTAGAGGACGAGCGCGTACCGAGCGAAGAGGAGACGACGGGTGGGGTAGTAGCCTCGTGGGAGTACTCTTTCCGGCTCTTGAAGCTTTGGGTTGCCAAGGCGAAGTCGGTGTGGGCGATCTCGATGGCCGCCGCCAACGTGGTGGTCGTCGTGCTGAGAAGTTGCTTCTACCGGATGAGGCAAAGGGTTTCGCTTGCGCTAGCCGTGGATGACAAG AGGGTGAACCagttcataattctcaaaggagcATATTTGATTGGAAAACATATGGAGTAG
- the LOC135595767 gene encoding putative methyltransferase At1g22800, mitochondrial isoform X2, which translates to MRGKDEFVDSVAENLLDRLQDCRKTFPTALCLGGSLEAIRRLLHGRGGMEKLIMMDMSFDMIKVLKDTDEKFARNNLETFYVVGDEEFLPIKENSLDLVISCLGLHWTNDLPGAMIQARLALRPDGLFLAAILGGETLKELRIACTIAQMEREGGISPRLSPLAQVRDAGNLLTRAGFSLPGVDVDEYTVKYDSALELIEHLRSMGETNALFQRSNILKKDTALATAAVYQSMFGGEDGTVPATFQVIYMTGWKEHPSQQKAKRRGSATASFGDIQKHFGHGSC; encoded by the exons ATGAGAGGGAAGGATGAGTTCGTTGACTCTGTAGCTGAAAACCTTCTCGATCGCCTCCAA GATTGCAGAAAGACATTTCCTACAGCACTGTGCCTTGGGGGTTCCTTAGAGGCAATTAGACGCCTCTTACATGGACGTG GTGGCATGGAGAAGCTGATCATGATGGACATGTCATTTGACATGATTAAAGTGTTAAAAGATACGGATGAAAAATTTGCGAGGAACAACCTTGAGACTTTCTATGTAGTTGGAGACGAAGAGTTCCTGCCCATAAAAGAGAA TTCCCTGGATTTGGTTATAAGTTGTCTGGGACTTCATTGGACAAATGATCTCCCCGGAGCCATGATACAG GCCAGATTGGCTTTGAGACCTGATGGTCTGTTTCTTGCGGCTATTCTTGGTGGAGAAACACTGAA AGAGCTGAGAATAGCATGCACTATAGCACAAATGGAACGCGAGGGAGGCATCAGCCCTCGACTATCGCCTTTGGCAcag GTCCGTGATGCAGGAAATCTTCTGACGAGGGCAGGCTTCTCTCTCCCAGGTGTTGATGTTGATGAATACACAGTCAAGTATGATAGCG CTTTGGAGCTTATTGAACATCTGCGGTCTATGGGTGAAACAAATGCCCTTTTCCAGAGGAGCAAT ATCCTGAAGAAAGACACAGCTTTAGCAACTGCTGCAGTGTATCAATCGATGTTTGGCGGAGAGGATGGAACTGTTCCAGCAACCTTTCAG GTTATTTACATGACCGGATGGAAGGAGCACCCTTCACAGCAAAAGGCCAAGAGGAGGGGTTCTGCGACTGCATCTTTCGGGGACATCCAGAAACATTTTGGTCATGGCAGTTGCTAA